The following nucleotide sequence is from Alteromonas sp. V450.
ACGGCCAGACATATAGGCTGGACCTATACTTCTTAGCTCCATCGCTTCGAAAGTTTTACTATTAAAGGTGGTATTTTTGTCGTCAGATTTGGCTGCCCATGCAGGCGAGTATGACAGCGCTATAGATACAGCAACTGCAGCTTTTAAAAGCTTTTTCATTTTTTGTCCCTGGATTTCGTCGTTATTATTTTTCACGTACTAGCATTACTTAATATTTACACCTGTTACAACAGATAACACGACAAATTGACCAGTTTAAAAGTTAAACATTGTTTAAATTTTCATTTAAATAAAACTTATCCGCACAGGTCATTACCTACTCAGCGAGAGTTTGAATGTTCGCAATCGCGGCGTGTTTCGTGAAAAAACGATGATTTCGGTTGATTGTAAATAAGCCCCCTACCAACAATGCTTATGCATACCTTGCGCAGTAATGCGCAGACTGACAAGCTTCGCTATACTGACGCACTATATTGACTTGATTAGTGGCACGCTTATATCTCTTCCATATAAAATTCTATTTTACTCACACCACAATCTGGACATACCCAAGTATCAGGCACATCGCACCACAGCGTACCGGGCGCTATACCCTCGTCAGGCGCGCCCAATACTTCGTCGTAGATCCAGCCACAGATTTGGCATTTATAGCGCTTCATAAACGTACTCATTTCACGCAATACGTTGCTGCTGTTCACGCCCGTATTCAGGGTGATGTTTATCCTGACAAGGCCGATAAAGCTGCGTTTCCCATTTTTCAATTAGCGCTAACCCTCCAGAGTTCCAAGGATGAAAATCCGGTTTAAAAAACGCTTTATAGGGCTGACGCAACGAGCGCCATAAACCGTTTGCTCCAAACATCCACCGAGAAAAATCACGCCACTCTCGCCAGCTTTTCCATTTACCGGTTTTGAACGCGAGTATCAACATAAAACGTCCTAACCGCAGCGACAGTAAAGCAATGGCAAGCTTCATCACGCGATGAAGATAAGGTTGGTCTCCAACGCACATTTGGTAAACATCAAATGCTACAGCTTTATGCTCTAACTCTTCCACAGCATGCCACATCATTAAGTCTTTAAAGGGCGCTTCCATACCGTCAAAGAGTTCAGGATGCGCTAATGCATGCTCGGCCATAATACCCGTGATGTGCTCAATAGATACCGTGTGCGCAAGCCTGAACTTATCACTATATTTAGACACTCGTTTTTTAATTAATTTCTTTAACGACTTCTGAATACTTGCGGTATCGTAGCCAAGTCTATCTAGCTCTTTATTTATTTTCCCATGCTGATGGCTATGGTGGCCTTCTTGTCCTATGAAGCCTTTTACCTGCCGTTTAAGATCAGGGTCGTGAATGCGGTTGCGATAATTACGGACAGAATTAAGAAACTCTGTCTCTCCATCTGGAAATGACGTTGACATACCTGCAATAAAAGCAGATTTATAAATGTTGTCGTCAAAAAATTTCAGGCTTTGAAGACAGCCAAAAGGAAATTCCATGTGGCGGGGCTTTATCTCTAGTTTTAAATGATCAAACTGATGCTTTTTCATCGCTTTCTCCCTTTATCATTCTGTTCAAAATGATATTTCGCATTCAAGCATGGCGTCTTCTTCACACCTCGCCCATGTGAATACAATGCAAATTTTTTGTTAAATGATGTCAGTTTGCCTGCGATAACGGGCCGCGATCACGAACATGTTAACTCTCGCTGAATGGCTAAGGAGCTATACGGATTGATATTTATACGGCACGCCTGAATTCTCCAGGCGTAGCGCCCACGATTGATTTGAACGATTTGGAAAAGCTTGACGCGTCATTGAAACCTAGGATTTCAGCGATCTCCTCTACGGTGGCCCCCTCTAGGAGAAGCCGCTTTGCTTCCTCAACGATAATGCGGTGCTTAAGCGCTTTAAAGGTAAGCCCCTCATCTTTCAATCGCCGTTGAAGGCTACTGGGCGACATACAAAGTTCGTTTGCCACCGCCTTGATGTTTAACATGTTGGTGGGAGAATGTTTAAGCAAATCAGTAACAATGGTCTTTACATCATTTGAAGTGAGTGACGCAAGCGTTTCCAAACATTGCGTCTCGGCAAGTGTTACAAAGCTATTGTCGATACTGTCGATGGGGAGATTAGACCACGCTAGCGGAACCAGAAGTTCGTCTTGTACTTCGTTAAAAGACACCGACAGTGCTTCTTGCCATTGTTGAGGTACATAACTCGGTTTTTTACTTTTTAAACGGATACGACAACGATCATTCACATGGTGCCGCTTTAATTTTTGGCCAATAAGAATGGTAAAGCTGACCATAACAGCAAGCGTAATATAAGGTGAACGCTCTAGGTAATCACTTTGAGGGATAACGTGTAAAAAACCATCACGCTTTTCCAATACAAGGGCTCTGTTGCTTGCCCTGCTTCGATAATATTTTTGTGCCAGTAACAGCATTTGTTCAAGGTTTTTAGCGCCTTGAATGGTTACGCCCAAAGCGCCATGAAGTGAAAACGTCATGGTTTTCGCGAGCTCAGCAGCCTTTAAAAACGGAAACTCTAGTGCTTCAAATAAGTTGGCGCAAAGTGTATTGAAGTCTGCGTCATCAACAAATAATGGTGGGTTCAATAACTGCTGAGGTGATAAACCAACGTCTTTTAGCAGTACATCCATTGAAACATTCTGTTCCATAGCAAAATTCCGCAGATGTGCCACATAATCACCTGATATTACATGCTTTTTTCCTGCGAAATGTTTACTGAGCATCAGCCTGACCTCAAATGACAAAGATTTTGCGACGTTACCACCTTAAAATTAACAATTCAATAACACATTATTTACATGTGTATTTTAAAGGTGTCCTTACTTTTATTATGAAAACCACTAAAACCATTAGCGATAAGGACCGATTCCATGGTTCAGTTTTCGCGCTTACCGGCGCAGCATCCGGTATTGGAAGAGCATTAGCATTTGAGCTGGCTTCTGCGGGTTGTCACCTTGCACTGTGTGATAAAGATCCAGCGAATTTAAATGCTGTTCGTCTTGAAGTTGTGGAAGAATTTCCTTATTGCGACATTACCACTCATGTATTGGATGTTTCAGATGAACACGACGTTGAACTTTGGGCACATGACTGCAAAGAGCATTTCGGTGAGATAAATGGATTAATAAATAACGCTGGCGTGAGCTTGTCTGCCAGCGTTGAGTCGGTTGATTTAAAAGACTTTCATTGGTTGATGAACATCAACTTCTGGGGCGTGGTTCACTGTACGAAAGCGTTCCTTACGCTGATCAAGTCCGCTTCCTGGGGACACATTGTAAATGTATCTAGTTTGTTTGGCCTGATTGGCACCCCGAACAGCGCTGCTTATAATGCGTCGAAGTTCGCTGTAAGGGGGTTTAGCGACAGTCTGAGCATGGAGTTGCAAATCAGCGCTCCCCACGTATGTGTTACCTGTGTTCATCCTGGTGGTGTGAAAACGTCGATTGTTGACAACGGGCGAGAAGGTTCACAAAGAGTAGGCTCGGCAGCATCAATGACCCTTGAACAGCGCAGAGCACGCTTTAACGACAAGTTAGCGAGAACGTCAGCTCAAGAAGCTGCCGCCACAATTATGCAAGCCATTATACGTAAAAGAACGCGGATACTAGTGGGTACAGATGCCAAATTATTAGACAAATTACAGCGATATGCCCCCTCAAAATATCAAACATTAATTGTGAGATTGTTGGGATAACGCGGGTATCACTTTGTGTTTTAAAGGACAGCACGCTAATGAATAAGCACGTCGATATTGTTGTAGTAGGAGCAGGGCTTTCTGGGATTGGTTTAAGCTATTACTTGAAAACCTTGTGCCCCAATAAATCATTAATGATCTTGGAAGGTCGAGACAGCCTTGGCGGAACTTGGGATTTATTTAAATATCCAGGTGTGCGCTCAGACAGTGACATGTATACGTACGGATACCAATTCAACCCGTGGACAGAACGAGAATCCTTAGCGACTGGCGACCGCATATGCCAGTACTTAAAAGATACTGCGAAAAAATTTGATATTGAAAAGCACATCCATTACCAACACAAAGTGACCCATTTGAACTGGAACACTATGAAGAAGCGATGGGAAGTCAGTGTTAATGGACCGCAGGGAAGTGAGATAATTCACGCGCAATACCTTTTTGCCTGCAGCGGTTATTACGACTACTCACAAGGCCATAGTCCAACGTTTAAAGGCAGCGAACAATTCAAAGGTGAGCTAATTCACCCTCAGTTTTGGCCCGATGACGTAGAATACGAAAACAAAAATGTTGTGGTAATCGGCAGTGGGGCAACCGCCGTTACCCTTGTGCCTAACCTTGCCAAAAAAGCCAAGCATGTGGTTATGCTTCAACGTTCTCCCACTTATATTCTATCTCGGCCCCAGCGCGACTTTATTACCAAAGTGGCACAAGCTATATTGCCGGCGAAGGCAGCCTCTAAACTAGTCCGCAAGAAAAATATATGGTTAGGCAAGTTTTACTTCAACTACATGACAAAGCACCCAGAGAAAGCAAAAAAAATAATTAATAAGAAACGTCGCCAATTATTGAAAAAAGACATTGATGGCAAGCATTTTTCGCCTCGATATAATCCATGGGAGCAAAGGCTTTGCTTAGTACCTGATGCAGACTTATTCAACAGCCTTAATGAAAATAAAGCATCCATCGTTACCGATGAAATTTGTCATTTTACTGAAACCGGGATCCAAACAAAGCAGCATCATTTAGACGCTGATATCGTCATTACCGCAACAGGGTTAAAAATGTTGTTTATGTCGGGTGTGGACATATGCGTAGACGGATGTGTTCAAGATATAGGTAATAAGATGTTTTACCAAGGGGCTTTACTGCAAGATATTCCCAACTTTGGTATGGTATTCGGCTACACCAACGCGTCCTGGACGCTAAAAGTTGAGTTGGTTTCTCAGTATATATGTCGACTCATTAACCATATCGATGCTAATAACGCGCAATATTTTGTGCCAACAGCAGCCCCCGATATCAAGCCAGAGTTGTTTCTCAACCTTTCTTCCGGATATATAAAGCGCTCTGAAGACAGTATTCCTAAGCAAGGTCATAAAGCCCCATGGCGTTTAGATCAAGACTACGACACTGATAAAGCACGTCTTACTACGGCGACATTTCCTGAATCGGGCCTTGAGATACGTTGTTAATGTGTAATTTTATAAAGCGTACTGTGCACTTAGCATTGTGCTTGAAGTGAGGTTATATAGCGGCAACCTCGTATTTTCGAGGCAGGTTAGTACAAACTGCTATTTATCTTCGTGAACTATAATTTTGCGCTGACCAAGTTAGCGAGAAGGCAATATTGGCCCTCTCGCCGCCTGATTAAAACGTCACGATGTCGTCGTTAACTAAATGCCCTACCACATCGCTTTTCTCTGCATCTTCAAAAGCACCATCAATAGCTTTAAATCGGTTTGCAGTAACTTTTCGGTAATTGGGGTGAGTGTAAATATACGTTTGCTTAGAGATAAGGGCTTCAATTACGCGCTTCGCCAGCATGTTTGCTGGGATCCCCGACTCGACAGCTTGTGTTGCTGCTTTCGCTCCGGCCATTAGTTTTTCTTTGTTTATGCGTTTATCTGGCGCTACCGCATATTTTTCCTGTCTATTTCGATAAGACTCGTGAATTCGCGTTTTTACAAACGCTGGACACAATACACTGGTATGAATGTTGAAAGGATGAAGTTCAGCAACCCAACTCTCTGTCATCGACACAACAGCAGCTTTAGATGCACAGTAAGCGCCAGCGTATGGCATGCCCATCATGCCGGCCATTGAAGCCACATTAAGAACCCAACCGCCCTCGCCGTGTTCTTTTATTGAAGGGATACAGGCTTGTGCGCCGAAAAGTACCCCCATAACGTTTACGTCCATCACCCAACGCCATGTTTCGTGTTCAGACTCTTCGACCTTTCCTGGTGTACCACCAACACCTGCATTGTTTACCACCATGTGTATCTTGCCGAACTTTTCTTTGGCGCTAGACACAATCGCTTCCCACTGAGAAAACTCGGTTACATCAAGGGCACACGTTAGTACGTTATAGCCTTTCTCCCTTAACCCATTTGCAGCGTTGTCTAGTGCAATATTGTCGATATCGCCCATTACGATATTCATGCCTTGCTCAGCTAAAGCATAAGACAGGGAAAGCCCAATACCGCCTGCTGCACCAGAAATTATTGCCGTTTTTCCAAAAAATTCACTCGTCATTGTAAGGACCTTTTATTGTTTTCTTGTCACACATTAGCGTTTAACCAACGATGCTTCGTGATGTGGTAGTTAGTTATACTTTCTAGAGTAGAATTTGATGACGAGACTAAAAACTTTATTTAGCGAATTAGCATGACTTCATGAAAATGATATAAAACCAACCTGAATAGATGATTACTTTTTCAGCGAGACTAAACGTGTTCACTGAGTGGGTAATGATCTATGCGGATTGGTATAAACGAGTACAAGCTAACGCTTATACTCGTTGAGCAATGACTTGTTGGAATTTCCCTTAATTCTTTCCGTACTTGCTTCATTACCTAGTTTGCAGGCATTACATATACTTCGCGAACGCACGCAGAGTCATCTGCACTAAGCGCGAAGAATACCGACTTAGCGATATCCTCAGGCTGTAATTTATCGTCCTTTGGCTCATCAAAAAATGGGGTATTAACCATACCGGGGCAAATTGTTGTGCACCGCCCTCCCCATTCGCGCATCTCCTCTGCTAGGTTTTGCCCAAAGCCGTAGGCAAACCACTTGCTTGCGCCATACACCGACCCCTTCAGTGCAATGCGACCAGCGACTGACGAGGTAATAATAAAATGTCCCTTAGTGTTGCGCAGATATGACAAGCCCGCCTTCGCTGTGTAAAGCAGTCCGTTCACATTGGCACCCAGCATACCTTGCCAATCTTTAACATCGCCGTTTTCTATGCCCGCCGCTTTTGCACCACGTCCAGCGTTTGCGAAAATACCGTCGATACGTCCAAAGTGTGTATTAACCTTGCTAAATGCCGCTTCTATATCGCTGAAATCGCTAACATCTGCAGCTACCGCAAACGCTTTTTCTTCACCCAGTTCATTCACTATGGCACGCAGTTTTTCCTCACTTCGTGCTATGAGTGCGACGCGATAGCCCTTGTTCACTAAATATTTGGCGGTTGCTTTACCGATACCGCTTGAGGCCCCGGTTATGGCAATAATCTTTTCTTCACTGGATATGTTTGTCATACATTCTCCTTGTTGGTTTGGCGCTCATCAGCAAACAATTAAGCTAGGGGATGCGCACAAACTTATTCTGCTAAAAATGTGGTTTTAGAGGCATCACGTAAACACCTAGGCAATCATTTCGCTAATTTTGCCTACAAAGGCCGATATATCATCAGGGTTTCTGCTCGTTACTAGCTTGTCATGCACCACAACCTTGTCATCGACCCACGTTGCTCCCGCGTTTTTCAGGTCAGTTCGAATACTCGGAAACGACGTCAACGTGGCGCCTTTTGCTAACCCAGACTCCACGAGTAACCATGGTCCGTGACAAATAGCCCCCACGGCTTTAACACCATTTGCGCTGTTTGCACGTTTAATAAAAGTCACCGCGTCGTCTTTTGTTCTCAGTACATCTGGATTTATCTGGCCACCTGGCAGTACAAGGGCATCATAGTCCTCAGGGCTAACTGTCGAGACCTGTTTATCCACTTTTACCGTTTTACCCCAGTCATCCTCGTCCCACGCTTTGATAGAAGATTGTTCGTCTACGGATAGTATGTCTACCTCTGCCCCTTGCTCAATGAACATGTCTCGAGGTTTTATTAATTCACTTTGCTCAAACCCATGGGTTGCCAAAATAGCGATTTTTTTACCTTTTAACTCGTTGCTATTACTCATTGTTTGTCCTTTTTAACGAAAACATGAGTATCGTTGCAAATTACAAACCATCCCCCTAAGTCACTTAACCCCTTAAAATAAAATAAAAAAACAAACCAAAGCCATTCATTTCAATCACATACTTTGGCGGGTATTTTCAAAACATGGGAATGATTTACACAATAGCTTTACACCTTTACTACTGCCGATAGCGCCATTTACCATCTGCTGGTTGCTTTTTGTGTTTCGAATTAAGCCAACATTGAGTATTTCATGTATTAACAGTTGACGCTGTGTGCATTGGAGAAGGTACAAGAAATATGAGCAAGGAAAGTTTTAATCACGCTAAATCTGCATTCGAGCTTTCGTTAAAAAGCTGGTGGAGCATTTTAAAGCGTATTTTCACCAGCCTGCAAAAAGACAATATTCCACTCATTTCTGCTGGTGTCGCTTTCTACTGTTTGCTCGCTATATTCCCTCTGCTTGGTGCTACCATTGCCCTGTACGGCTTACTTGTCAGCCCTTCAGAACTGCAAAATCACTTGGCTTTATTGGTAAACGTAGTGCCTCGCGATAGCCGCTACATCATTGAAGAACAGCTTACGAATTTAATTGAAGCGTCGAGTAACACATTGGGGTGGAGTTTTTTCTTCACGCTAGTTTTGTCTTTGTGGAGCAGCAGTAAAGGGGCAAACGCCTTAATTAAAGCGTGTAATATCACCTATAGCGAAGCAGAAGGCCGTAGCTTCTTCAAGGGCATCCTGGCACGCATAACCTGTACGGTATTTATGATCTTTACGGTTATTGTCGCTTTAGCATGTATAAGCATATTGCCAGAGACCATTCATTGGCTAACGTCTCGGAAGCTGAGCACTGAGCAAGCCATGTGGCTAACTTGGCCGCTTATGCTAGGTCTTTTTAATATTGCGCTATCAGCGCTATACCGTTACGCACCGCATCGCCGCGAGGCGCAGTGGCGTTGGGTGACCCCAGGCTCAGTGTTCGCCACTGCATTATGGGTCATCGCATCATACAGTTTTTCTGTATACATCAATGAATTTAGTACCTACAACAAAACCTATGGCTCAGTGGGTGGGATAATTATTTTGTTGATGTGGCTTTATCTCACAGCGTACATCATCCTTATTGGCGCAGAAGTAAATTCAGCAATAGAGCTGCAGACTACAGCCGACAGTACCGTAGGAGATGACAAACCCATGGGTGAAAGGAATGCATTTGTTGCCGATCATACACCAGGCGACGTAAAGCACTAATTACTAATCATCGTGCCCTGCAAAGGGCTAGATTTAACTGTTAAAGAACGGCAAAACGCGCTTGCTACATACCGTTCGAGAACCTTGACCCTCCCCTCTTTTTCGTCTGAGAAAAGTCGATAGCGAAATAGCGCGTCGCTTTCGCCATTATTATTCACCAGTTAGCCACATTTCTTGTTCTTAGTTGGCCCTATTTTGCGCGTTTAATGAAGTGTACCGTCACTACACAGAGCACGTTATTATGTTATTTCCCAAATACCCAAAGCGCGACTACCTCGCTTCCCATCGACCCTATAAACCTTGGTTTAACAAACGCGAACCAACCATTCAGCCTCGTAACCATTGGTTACTCTTTATTGTTTCGGTCCTTTGCTTCTTGCTTGGTGTAATAGCTAGCCCACTAAGTCACGCTGAATCTGGCGAACT
It contains:
- a CDS encoding rubredoxin, which produces MKRYKCQICGWIYDEVLGAPDEGIAPGTLWCDVPDTWVCPDCGVSKIEFYMEEI
- a CDS encoding metal-dependent hydrolase; this encodes MKKHQFDHLKLEIKPRHMEFPFGCLQSLKFFDDNIYKSAFIAGMSTSFPDGETEFLNSVRNYRNRIHDPDLKRQVKGFIGQEGHHSHQHGKINKELDRLGYDTASIQKSLKKLIKKRVSKYSDKFRLAHTVSIEHITGIMAEHALAHPELFDGMEAPFKDLMMWHAVEELEHKAVAFDVYQMCVGDQPYLHRVMKLAIALLSLRLGRFMLILAFKTGKWKSWREWRDFSRWMFGANGLWRSLRQPYKAFFKPDFHPWNSGGLALIEKWETQLYRPCQDKHHPEYGREQQQRIA
- a CDS encoding AraC family transcriptional regulator; translated protein: MEQNVSMDVLLKDVGLSPQQLLNPPLFVDDADFNTLCANLFEALEFPFLKAAELAKTMTFSLHGALGVTIQGAKNLEQMLLLAQKYYRSRASNRALVLEKRDGFLHVIPQSDYLERSPYITLAVMVSFTILIGQKLKRHHVNDRCRIRLKSKKPSYVPQQWQEALSVSFNEVQDELLVPLAWSNLPIDSIDNSFVTLAETQCLETLASLTSNDVKTIVTDLLKHSPTNMLNIKAVANELCMSPSSLQRRLKDEGLTFKALKHRIIVEEAKRLLLEGATVEEIAEILGFNDASSFSKSFKSIVGATPGEFRRAV
- a CDS encoding SDR family oxidoreductase — its product is MKTTKTISDKDRFHGSVFALTGAASGIGRALAFELASAGCHLALCDKDPANLNAVRLEVVEEFPYCDITTHVLDVSDEHDVELWAHDCKEHFGEINGLINNAGVSLSASVESVDLKDFHWLMNINFWGVVHCTKAFLTLIKSASWGHIVNVSSLFGLIGTPNSAAYNASKFAVRGFSDSLSMELQISAPHVCVTCVHPGGVKTSIVDNGREGSQRVGSAASMTLEQRRARFNDKLARTSAQEAAATIMQAIIRKRTRILVGTDAKLLDKLQRYAPSKYQTLIVRLLG
- a CDS encoding NAD(P)/FAD-dependent oxidoreductase, yielding MNKHVDIVVVGAGLSGIGLSYYLKTLCPNKSLMILEGRDSLGGTWDLFKYPGVRSDSDMYTYGYQFNPWTERESLATGDRICQYLKDTAKKFDIEKHIHYQHKVTHLNWNTMKKRWEVSVNGPQGSEIIHAQYLFACSGYYDYSQGHSPTFKGSEQFKGELIHPQFWPDDVEYENKNVVVIGSGATAVTLVPNLAKKAKHVVMLQRSPTYILSRPQRDFITKVAQAILPAKAASKLVRKKNIWLGKFYFNYMTKHPEKAKKIINKKRRQLLKKDIDGKHFSPRYNPWEQRLCLVPDADLFNSLNENKASIVTDEICHFTETGIQTKQHHLDADIVITATGLKMLFMSGVDICVDGCVQDIGNKMFYQGALLQDIPNFGMVFGYTNASWTLKVELVSQYICRLINHIDANNAQYFVPTAAPDIKPELFLNLSSGYIKRSEDSIPKQGHKAPWRLDQDYDTDKARLTTATFPESGLEIRC
- a CDS encoding SDR family NAD(P)-dependent oxidoreductase — encoded protein: MTSEFFGKTAIISGAAGGIGLSLSYALAEQGMNIVMGDIDNIALDNAANGLREKGYNVLTCALDVTEFSQWEAIVSSAKEKFGKIHMVVNNAGVGGTPGKVEESEHETWRWVMDVNVMGVLFGAQACIPSIKEHGEGGWVLNVASMAGMMGMPYAGAYCASKAAVVSMTESWVAELHPFNIHTSVLCPAFVKTRIHESYRNRQEKYAVAPDKRINKEKLMAGAKAATQAVESGIPANMLAKRVIEALISKQTYIYTHPNYRKVTANRFKAIDGAFEDAEKSDVVGHLVNDDIVTF
- a CDS encoding SDR family oxidoreductase, yielding MTNISSEEKIIAITGASSGIGKATAKYLVNKGYRVALIARSEEKLRAIVNELGEEKAFAVAADVSDFSDIEAAFSKVNTHFGRIDGIFANAGRGAKAAGIENGDVKDWQGMLGANVNGLLYTAKAGLSYLRNTKGHFIITSSVAGRIALKGSVYGASKWFAYGFGQNLAEEMREWGGRCTTICPGMVNTPFFDEPKDDKLQPEDIAKSVFFALSADDSACVREVYVMPAN
- a CDS encoding type 1 glutamine amidotransferase domain-containing protein, translated to MSNSNELKGKKIAILATHGFEQSELIKPRDMFIEQGAEVDILSVDEQSSIKAWDEDDWGKTVKVDKQVSTVSPEDYDALVLPGGQINPDVLRTKDDAVTFIKRANSANGVKAVGAICHGPWLLVESGLAKGATLTSFPSIRTDLKNAGATWVDDKVVVHDKLVTSRNPDDISAFVGKISEMIA
- a CDS encoding YihY/virulence factor BrkB family protein, which encodes MSKESFNHAKSAFELSLKSWWSILKRIFTSLQKDNIPLISAGVAFYCLLAIFPLLGATIALYGLLVSPSELQNHLALLVNVVPRDSRYIIEEQLTNLIEASSNTLGWSFFFTLVLSLWSSSKGANALIKACNITYSEAEGRSFFKGILARITCTVFMIFTVIVALACISILPETIHWLTSRKLSTEQAMWLTWPLMLGLFNIALSALYRYAPHRREAQWRWVTPGSVFATALWVIASYSFSVYINEFSTYNKTYGSVGGIIILLMWLYLTAYIILIGAEVNSAIELQTTADSTVGDDKPMGERNAFVADHTPGDVKH